Proteins encoded by one window of Ramlibacter tataouinensis:
- the mltA gene encoding murein transglycosylase A yields MLAGCASVPLPEPAPVPAAPPPAAVAPPAADEPVAGAPLLRGKSRWQPVAWSELPGFGQDTLHEAWNAWLRSCERPPPAFAPLCPQVRQLSIAGADEQLEWMRRHLQPYRVEPLQGPAEGLLTAYYEPLLEGSRQPTARHAVPLYRPPASLSSRRPWYTRQEIDTLPEAKAQLRGREIAWLADPLDALVLQIQGSGRLRVTEADGSQRLVRLAFAGSNEQPYRSVGGWLLQQGALRDASWPGIKAWARDNPQRLQEMLWSNPRTVFFREEPLDELDAGFGPRGAQGVALTPGRSIAVDKDSIPYGTPVWLASSGPTVQLQRLVLAQDTGSAIVGAVRADWFAGWGPEAGELAGRLKQPLQMWALWPR; encoded by the coding sequence ATGCTGGCCGGCTGCGCCTCGGTGCCGCTGCCGGAACCGGCGCCGGTGCCGGCAGCGCCGCCGCCCGCTGCCGTGGCCCCGCCGGCGGCCGACGAGCCGGTGGCCGGCGCGCCGCTGCTGCGCGGCAAGAGCCGCTGGCAGCCGGTGGCCTGGAGCGAGCTGCCGGGCTTCGGCCAGGACACCCTGCACGAGGCCTGGAACGCCTGGCTGCGCAGCTGCGAGCGGCCGCCGCCGGCGTTCGCGCCGCTGTGCCCGCAGGTGCGCCAGCTGTCGATCGCCGGCGCCGACGAGCAGCTCGAGTGGATGCGCCGGCACCTGCAGCCCTACCGGGTCGAGCCGCTGCAGGGCCCGGCCGAAGGCCTGCTCACCGCCTACTACGAGCCGCTGCTGGAAGGCTCGCGCCAGCCGACGGCCCGGCACGCGGTGCCGCTGTACCGGCCGCCCGCGAGCTTGTCCTCGCGCCGGCCCTGGTACACGCGGCAGGAGATCGACACGCTGCCGGAAGCCAAGGCGCAGCTGCGCGGGCGCGAGATCGCCTGGCTGGCCGATCCGCTGGATGCGCTGGTGCTGCAGATCCAGGGTTCGGGCCGGCTGCGCGTCACGGAGGCGGACGGCAGCCAGCGCCTGGTGCGGCTGGCCTTTGCCGGCAGCAACGAGCAGCCCTATCGCAGCGTGGGCGGCTGGCTGCTGCAGCAGGGTGCGCTGCGCGACGCCTCGTGGCCCGGCATCAAGGCCTGGGCGCGCGACAACCCGCAGCGGCTGCAGGAGATGCTGTGGAGCAACCCGCGCACCGTGTTCTTCCGCGAAGAGCCGCTGGACGAACTGGACGCCGGCTTCGGCCCGCGCGGGGCGCAGGGCGTGGCGCTGACGCCGGGGCGCTCGATCGCGGTGGACAAGGACAGCATCCCCTATGGCACGCCGGTCTGGCTGGCCTCCAGCGGCCCGACCGTGCAGCTGCAGCGCCTGGTGCTGGCGCAGGACACCGGCAGCGCCATCGTGGGTGCCGTGCGGGCCGACTGGTTCGCCGGCTGGGGCCCGGAGGCGGGCGAACTGGCGGGGCGGCTCAAGCAGCCGCTGCAGATGTGGGCGCTGTGGCCGCGATGA
- the yajC gene encoding preprotein translocase subunit YajC, whose product MFISSAFAQTAPATGGDMQSSLMSMLPLVLMFVVLYFVMIRPQMKRQKEHRSMIEALAKGDEVATAGGVLGRVTRLGETYITVEVASGVEIQVQRSAVVQVLPKGTIK is encoded by the coding sequence GTGTTCATTTCCTCCGCCTTTGCCCAGACCGCCCCGGCCACCGGCGGCGACATGCAGTCCTCCCTGATGAGCATGCTGCCGCTGGTGCTGATGTTCGTGGTGCTGTACTTCGTCATGATCCGGCCCCAGATGAAGCGCCAGAAGGAGCACCGCTCGATGATCGAGGCGCTGGCCAAGGGCGACGAAGTCGCCACCGCCGGCGGCGTGCTGGGCCGCGTCACCCGCCTGGGCGAGACCTATATCACCGTCGAGGTCGCCAGCGGCGTCGAGATCCAGGTGCAGCGCAGTGCCGTCGTCCAGGTGCTGCCCAAGGGCACCATCAAGTAA
- a CDS encoding indolepyruvate ferredoxin oxidoreductase family protein → MNAPLPEHIRKALETVTLDDKYSLDYGRAFMSGVQALVKLPMLQRQRDALAGKNTAGFISGYRGSPLGGYDQALWKAKDFLQAQHIVFQPGVNEELAATAIWGTQQLGFAPQAPQKFDGVFGIWYGKGPGVDRCSDVFKHANMAGTTPWGGVIAVAGDDHVAKSSTAAHQSDHIFKACGLPVFFPTSVQEILDLGVHAFAMSRYSGVWAGMKTIQEIVESSATALIDPERVQVRLPQDFAMPPGGVHIRWPDSALEQEARLFDYKWYAALAYVRANRLNHNVIEGPNDRLGLIASGKAYNDTRQALADLGLDEAECRRLGIRLHKVAVVWPLEAQTAREFATGLREILVVEEKRQVIEYQLKEELYNWRDDVRPNVVGKFDEGQDGFAGGEWSRANPTANTLLRANADLSPALIARAIARRLRKLGLDANTSVRIDSKLAILEAKEQAMQALEVKGDRAPWFCSGCPHNTSTVVPEGSRAMAGIGCHFMATWMDRATVGFTQMGGEGVPWVGQQPFTNEKHVFANLGDGTYFHSGLLAIRQSIAAGVNITYKVLYNDAVAMTGGQQVGERPEGHSVLQIAQSLVAEGVSKLVVVTDQPEKYTVAKLPPGVGVEHRDELDRLQREFRAIPGCTAIIYDQTCATEKRRRRKRGTMVDPAVRVVINDLVCEGCGDCSVQSNCLSVEPLETEFGRKRTINQSTCNKDTSCLKGFCPSFVTVEGGKLKSKAKAKAASPYELGELPEPALPPIDGAWGIVVAGVGGTGVITIGQLLGMAGHIEGKGIVTQDAAGLAQKGGATWSHVLIGNRPDDIHTTRVGMAAADLVIGCDPIVTAGKETVLRMRQGRTHVALNSHGAPTAAFVRNAGWSNPADACAAEVAKAVGAEALGAFNADAAATQLMGDSIYTNPLMLGYAWQKGWIPLGREALLRAIELNGVAVDNNKAAFEWGRRAAHDPKQVQQLLAPAQVIEFRKRETLDSLVARRVEFLTAYQNAAYAAQYQAFVEQVRAVEAPLGKTALAETVARYLFKLMAYKDEYEVARLHTETGFQERIAAQFEGDYKVHFHLAPPLLAKRNANGELVKRKYGPGMLLGFRVLAKLRGLRGTPLDLFGRTEERRSERALIGEYRRSIEQVLARLDADRHALALEIAALPEQIKGYGHVKERNLAAARQRWAGLMQRWDAASAQRQAA, encoded by the coding sequence GTGAACGCCCCCCTGCCCGAACACATTCGCAAGGCGCTCGAAACCGTCACCCTGGACGACAAATATTCGCTCGACTACGGGCGTGCCTTCATGAGCGGGGTGCAGGCGCTGGTCAAGCTGCCGATGCTGCAGCGCCAGCGCGATGCGCTGGCCGGCAAGAACACCGCCGGCTTCATCAGCGGCTACCGCGGCTCGCCGCTGGGCGGCTACGACCAGGCGCTGTGGAAGGCCAAGGACTTCCTGCAGGCCCAGCACATCGTGTTCCAGCCCGGCGTCAACGAGGAGCTGGCCGCCACCGCGATCTGGGGCACCCAGCAGCTGGGCTTCGCGCCGCAGGCGCCGCAGAAGTTCGACGGCGTGTTCGGCATCTGGTACGGCAAGGGCCCGGGGGTGGACCGCTGCTCGGACGTCTTCAAGCACGCCAACATGGCCGGCACCACGCCCTGGGGCGGCGTCATCGCGGTGGCCGGCGACGACCACGTCGCCAAGAGCTCCACCGCCGCCCACCAGAGCGACCACATCTTCAAGGCCTGCGGCCTGCCGGTGTTCTTTCCGACCTCGGTGCAGGAAATCCTGGACCTGGGCGTGCACGCCTTCGCCATGAGCCGCTACTCGGGCGTGTGGGCCGGCATGAAGACGATCCAGGAGATCGTCGAGTCCAGCGCCACCGCCCTGATCGACCCCGAGCGGGTGCAGGTGCGGCTGCCGCAGGATTTCGCGATGCCGCCGGGCGGCGTGCACATCCGCTGGCCCGACAGCGCGCTCGAGCAGGAAGCGCGGCTGTTCGACTACAAGTGGTACGCGGCCCTGGCCTACGTGCGCGCCAACCGCCTGAACCACAACGTGATCGAGGGGCCGAACGACCGGCTGGGCCTGATCGCCAGCGGCAAGGCCTACAACGACACCCGCCAGGCGCTGGCCGACCTGGGCCTGGACGAGGCCGAATGCCGGCGCCTGGGTATCCGGCTGCACAAGGTGGCCGTGGTGTGGCCGCTGGAGGCGCAGACCGCGCGCGAGTTCGCCACCGGCCTGCGCGAGATCCTGGTGGTGGAGGAAAAGCGCCAGGTGATCGAGTACCAGCTCAAGGAGGAGCTGTACAACTGGCGCGACGACGTGCGGCCCAACGTGGTCGGCAAGTTCGACGAGGGCCAGGACGGCTTTGCCGGCGGCGAGTGGTCGCGCGCCAACCCCACCGCCAACACCCTGCTGCGCGCCAACGCCGACCTGTCGCCGGCGCTGATCGCCCGTGCCATCGCGCGCCGGCTGCGCAAGCTGGGGCTGGACGCCAACACCAGCGTGCGCATCGATTCGAAGCTGGCGATCCTGGAGGCCAAGGAGCAGGCCATGCAGGCGCTGGAGGTCAAGGGCGACCGCGCGCCCTGGTTCTGTTCGGGCTGCCCGCACAACACCTCGACCGTGGTGCCCGAGGGTTCGCGCGCCATGGCCGGCATCGGCTGCCACTTCATGGCGACCTGGATGGACCGCGCGACGGTCGGCTTCACCCAGATGGGCGGCGAGGGCGTGCCCTGGGTCGGCCAGCAGCCGTTCACCAACGAAAAGCACGTGTTCGCCAACCTGGGCGACGGCACCTACTTCCACAGCGGCCTGCTGGCGATCCGCCAGTCGATCGCCGCCGGCGTCAACATCACCTACAAGGTCCTGTACAACGACGCGGTCGCCATGACCGGCGGCCAGCAGGTGGGCGAGCGGCCGGAGGGCCACTCGGTGCTGCAGATCGCGCAGTCGCTGGTGGCCGAGGGCGTGAGCAAGCTGGTGGTGGTGACCGACCAGCCGGAGAAGTACACGGTGGCCAAGCTGCCGCCGGGCGTGGGCGTCGAGCACCGCGACGAGCTGGACCGCCTCCAGCGCGAGTTCCGCGCCATCCCCGGCTGCACCGCCATCATCTATGACCAGACCTGCGCCACCGAGAAGCGGCGCCGCCGCAAGCGCGGCACGATGGTCGACCCGGCCGTGCGGGTGGTGATCAACGACCTGGTGTGCGAGGGCTGCGGCGACTGCAGCGTGCAGAGCAACTGCCTGTCGGTCGAGCCGCTGGAGACCGAGTTCGGGCGCAAGCGCACGATCAACCAGAGCACCTGCAACAAGGACACCAGCTGCCTGAAGGGCTTCTGCCCCAGCTTCGTCACCGTCGAGGGCGGCAAGCTCAAGTCCAAGGCGAAGGCCAAGGCCGCTTCGCCCTACGAGCTGGGCGAACTGCCCGAGCCGGCGCTGCCGCCGATCGACGGCGCCTGGGGCATCGTGGTGGCCGGCGTCGGCGGCACCGGCGTGATCACCATCGGCCAGCTGCTGGGCATGGCCGGCCACATCGAAGGCAAGGGCATCGTCACCCAGGACGCCGCCGGGCTGGCACAAAAGGGCGGCGCCACCTGGAGCCACGTGCTGATCGGCAACCGGCCGGACGACATCCACACCACCCGGGTCGGCATGGCGGCCGCCGACCTGGTCATCGGCTGCGACCCGATCGTCACCGCTGGCAAGGAAACCGTGCTGCGGATGCGCCAGGGCCGCACCCACGTGGCGCTGAATTCGCACGGCGCGCCGACGGCGGCTTTCGTCAGGAACGCCGGCTGGTCCAACCCGGCCGACGCTTGCGCGGCGGAGGTCGCCAAGGCGGTCGGTGCAGAGGCGCTGGGCGCCTTCAATGCCGACGCCGCTGCCACCCAGCTGATGGGCGACAGCATCTACACCAACCCGCTGATGCTGGGCTACGCCTGGCAGAAGGGCTGGATCCCGCTCGGCCGGGAGGCACTGCTGCGCGCGATCGAGCTCAACGGCGTGGCGGTGGACAACAACAAGGCGGCGTTCGAGTGGGGCCGCCGCGCCGCCCACGACCCCAAGCAGGTGCAGCAGCTGCTGGCGCCGGCCCAGGTGATCGAGTTCAGGAAGCGCGAGACGCTGGACTCGCTGGTGGCGCGCCGGGTCGAATTCCTGACCGCCTACCAGAACGCCGCCTATGCCGCGCAGTACCAGGCCTTCGTCGAGCAGGTGCGCGCGGTCGAGGCGCCGCTGGGAAAGACCGCGCTGGCCGAGACGGTGGCGCGCTACCTGTTCAAGCTGATGGCCTACAAGGACGAGTACGAGGTGGCGCGGCTGCATACCGAGACCGGCTTCCAGGAGCGCATCGCGGCCCAGTTCGAGGGCGACTACAAGGTGCACTTCCACCTGGCTCCGCCCTTGCTGGCCAAGCGCAATGCCAACGGCGAGCTGGTCAAGCGCAAGTACGGACCGGGCATGCTGCTGGGCTTCAGGGTGCTGGCGAAGCTGCGCGGCCTGCGCGGCACGCCGCTCGACCTCTTCGGCCGCACCGAAGAGCGCCGCAGCGAGCGCGCGCTGATCGGCGAGTACCGCCGCAGCATCGAGCAGGTGCTGGCGCGGCTGGACGCGGATCGCCACGCACTGGCGCTGGAGATCGCCGCCCTCCCCGAGCAGATCAAGGGCTACGGCCACGTGAAGGAGCGCAACCTGGCCGCCGCGCGGCAGCGCTGGGCCGGGCTGATGCAGCGCTGGGATGCGGCATCGGCGCAGCGCCAGGCCGCCTGA
- the secD gene encoding protein translocase subunit SecD, which translates to MNRYPLWKYAILLVALVVGVLYTLPNFFGEAPAVQVSSARSTVKVDASTMARVEQVLAAAGVQPEAVTLDANSVKVRLDTTDAQLKARDAIQHALAPNPDDASYVVALNLLSDSPRWLSAIGAAPMYLGLDLRGGVHFMLQVDMQAALTQRMESMAGDLRTQLREAGVRHSGIARNGQQIEVRLRDQPTLAAARRVLQDQFQDLQVAQTQEGSDFKLVASFKPESARRVQEQALKQNMTTLHNRINELGVAEPVIQQQGLDRIVVQLPGVQDTGRAKSILGRTATLEMRLVDESSEARAAELGTGPVPFGSERFLERDGRPVILKKQVILTGDSLSDAQPGFDQQTQQPKVDLTVDAKGGRIMRDVSRENLKKRMAILLFEKGKGEVLTAPVIQGELGTRFQISGSMTVNEANDLALLLRAGSLAAPMEIIEELTIGPSLGAENISKGFHSVAWGFAAIVAFMAVYYMLFGVISGIALAVNLLLLVAILSMLQATLTLPGMAAMALTLGMAIDANVLVNERIREELRGGAAPQAAIHAGYDRAWATILDSNVTSLIAGLALLAFGSGPVRGFAVVHCIGILTSMFSAVFFSRGLVNYWYGRQKKLKSVSIGTVWRPSPDSAITRAE; encoded by the coding sequence ATGAACAGATACCCGCTCTGGAAGTACGCGATCCTCCTGGTCGCGCTGGTGGTGGGGGTGCTCTACACCCTGCCCAATTTCTTCGGCGAGGCGCCCGCGGTGCAGGTGTCCTCGGCCCGCTCCACCGTCAAGGTGGACGCCTCCACGATGGCCCGGGTGGAGCAGGTACTGGCGGCGGCCGGCGTCCAGCCCGAGGCGGTGACGCTGGACGCCAACTCGGTCAAGGTGCGGCTGGACACCACCGACGCCCAGCTCAAGGCGCGCGACGCCATCCAGCACGCGCTGGCGCCCAACCCCGACGACGCCTCCTACGTGGTGGCGCTGAACCTGCTGTCCGACTCGCCGCGCTGGCTGTCGGCGATCGGCGCCGCCCCCATGTACCTGGGCCTGGACCTGCGCGGCGGCGTGCACTTCATGCTGCAGGTGGACATGCAGGCGGCGCTGACCCAGCGCATGGAGTCCATGGCCGGCGACCTGCGCACCCAGCTGCGCGAGGCCGGCGTGCGCCACAGCGGCATCGCCCGCAACGGCCAGCAGATCGAGGTGCGCCTGCGCGACCAGCCGACCCTGGCGGCGGCGCGGCGGGTGCTGCAGGACCAGTTCCAGGACCTGCAGGTGGCGCAAACGCAGGAAGGCAGCGACTTCAAGCTGGTCGCCAGCTTCAAGCCGGAATCCGCGCGGCGGGTGCAGGAGCAGGCGCTCAAGCAGAACATGACCACCCTGCACAACCGGATCAACGAGCTCGGCGTGGCCGAGCCGGTGATCCAGCAGCAGGGGCTGGACCGCATCGTGGTGCAGTTGCCCGGGGTGCAGGACACCGGCCGGGCCAAGAGCATCCTGGGCCGCACCGCCACGCTGGAGATGCGGCTGGTCGATGAAAGCAGCGAGGCGCGCGCCGCCGAACTGGGCACCGGGCCGGTGCCGTTCGGCTCCGAGCGGTTCCTGGAGCGCGACGGCCGCCCGGTGATCCTCAAGAAGCAGGTGATCCTGACCGGCGACAGCCTGAGCGACGCCCAGCCCGGCTTCGACCAGCAGACCCAGCAGCCCAAGGTGGACCTGACGGTCGATGCCAAGGGCGGGCGCATCATGCGCGACGTCAGCCGCGAGAACCTGAAGAAGCGGATGGCGATCCTTCTCTTCGAGAAGGGCAAGGGCGAGGTGCTGACGGCGCCGGTGATCCAGGGCGAGCTGGGCACGCGCTTCCAGATCTCCGGCAGCATGACCGTCAACGAGGCCAACGACCTGGCGCTGCTGCTGCGCGCCGGCTCGCTGGCCGCGCCGATGGAGATCATCGAGGAGCTGACCATCGGCCCCAGCCTGGGCGCCGAGAACATCAGCAAGGGCTTCCACAGCGTGGCCTGGGGCTTCGCCGCCATCGTGGCCTTCATGGCGGTGTACTACATGCTGTTCGGGGTGATCTCCGGCATCGCGCTGGCGGTCAACCTGCTGCTGCTGGTGGCCATCCTGTCGATGCTGCAGGCCACCCTCACCCTGCCCGGCATGGCCGCCATGGCGCTGACGCTGGGCATGGCGATCGACGCCAACGTGCTGGTCAACGAGCGGATCCGCGAGGAATTGCGCGGCGGCGCGGCGCCGCAGGCGGCGATCCACGCCGGCTACGACCGGGCCTGGGCCACCATCCTGGACTCCAACGTCACCAGCCTGATCGCCGGCCTGGCCTTGCTGGCGTTCGGCTCCGGGCCGGTACGCGGCTTCGCGGTGGTGCACTGCATCGGCATCCTGACCTCGATGTTCTCCGCGGTGTTCTTCTCGCGCGGGCTGGTGAACTACTGGTACGGGCGCCAGAAGAAGCTCAAGTCGGTTTCCATCGGCACGGTCTGGCGCCCGAGCCCGGACAGCGCTATAACCCGGGCGGAATAA
- a CDS encoding Lrp/AsnC family transcriptional regulator, translating to MERLDKFDLRILEELQADARLTNAELAQRVGLSAAPCWRRVRALEEAGYIRGYHAEIDRHKIGLGVLAFVRLDADRNTGERTREMEEAIRRIPEIVSCHYISGAGTFELQVVARDLDAFSQLARQVLINLPNVKDLHTSFSLGEVKASSAWPLAHLKPG from the coding sequence ATGGAAAGACTCGACAAGTTCGACCTGCGCATCCTGGAAGAACTCCAGGCCGACGCCCGCCTGACCAACGCCGAGCTGGCGCAACGCGTGGGCCTGTCGGCCGCGCCCTGCTGGCGCCGGGTGCGGGCGCTGGAGGAGGCCGGCTACATCAGGGGCTACCACGCCGAGATCGACCGCCACAAGATCGGCCTGGGCGTGCTGGCCTTCGTGCGGCTGGATGCCGACCGCAACACCGGCGAGCGCACGCGCGAGATGGAAGAGGCGATCCGCCGGATCCCCGAGATCGTGTCCTGCCACTACATCAGCGGCGCCGGCACCTTCGAGCTGCAGGTGGTGGCGCGCGACCTGGACGCCTTCTCGCAGCTGGCGCGCCAGGTGCTGATCAACCTGCCCAACGTCAAAGACCTCCACACCAGCTTTTCGCTGGGGGAGGTCAAGGCCAGCAGCGCCTGGCCGCTGGCGCACCTGAAGCCGGGCTGA
- a CDS encoding PhoX family protein: protein MNTSPRPERTALAGSDAENCNTSANPAFGDVLEARLSRRNALRLSVGSAGAAVLGTVGLSACGGGGDAAPPASVPLALNFAAVPKSTADAVSVPAGYTAAVLFALGDPIAAATPDYRNDGTDGDFDNRAGDHHDGMEYFGLNATGTARDAAGSTRGLLVQNHEATSHAGARAGFPTEYASTYVHANGGTNTLPRPAAEVDKEVALHGLSIIEVSRNAGRFSYDKASAYNRRVTPLTAMRISGPARGHALMKTKHSVAGTDARGTLNNCGTGTTPWGTFLTGEENFAGYFTRSATDNADRAAAGDARSVVSLNRYGRSQGAASRHAWETGGPADAYARWNISALAGQPADGSGDYRNELNTFGWVVEMDPYDKAQAIRKRTALGRFAHESATFGLRTAGKPLAVYMGDDSRGEYIYKFVSAAAWSEADANPANRITTGDKYLDSGRLYVAKFNADGSGDWIELDIANAAIAGYATYAFADQADVLVNARLAADAVGATKMDRPEWCAVHPVTGEIYYTLTNNSNRKVEPTGSQMAVDAANPRAYSDSYGGGAPGAPGNIHGHIIRMKEAGGEGAATRFSWDVYLFGAEAGADAARVNLSALTAEQDFSSPDGLWFSPKTGLCFIQTDDGAYTDVSNCMMLAGIPGQVGDGAVVPLEYTKADASKLVVNARVGAKPTAATLRRFLVGPVDCEITGITETPDGKALFVNIQHPGESILQADIADPSRYTSHWPGNAGYGAGGANARPRSATIVITRDDGGVIGVSGDRFLNNN, encoded by the coding sequence ATGAATACCAGCCCCCGCCCCGAGCGCACGGCCCTTGCCGGCTCCGACGCCGAGAACTGCAACACCAGCGCCAACCCCGCCTTCGGCGACGTGCTCGAGGCGCGCCTGTCGCGCCGCAACGCCCTGCGCCTGAGCGTGGGCTCGGCCGGCGCCGCCGTGCTCGGCACAGTCGGCCTGTCGGCCTGCGGCGGCGGCGGCGACGCCGCACCGCCCGCGTCGGTGCCGCTGGCGCTGAACTTCGCCGCGGTGCCCAAGAGCACCGCCGATGCCGTATCGGTGCCGGCCGGCTACACCGCCGCCGTGCTGTTCGCGCTGGGCGACCCGATCGCCGCCGCAACGCCGGACTACCGCAACGACGGCACCGACGGCGACTTCGACAACCGCGCCGGCGACCACCACGACGGCATGGAGTACTTCGGCCTGAACGCGACCGGCACCGCCCGCGATGCGGCCGGCTCCACCCGCGGCCTGCTGGTGCAGAACCACGAGGCGACCAGCCACGCCGGCGCCCGCGCCGGCTTTCCGACCGAATATGCCTCCACCTACGTGCACGCCAACGGCGGCACCAACACCTTGCCGCGCCCGGCCGCGGAAGTCGACAAGGAAGTGGCGCTGCACGGCCTGTCCATCATCGAGGTGAGCCGGAACGCCGGCCGCTTCAGCTACGACAAGGCCTCGGCCTACAACCGGCGCGTGACGCCGCTGACGGCGATGCGCATCAGCGGGCCGGCCCGCGGCCACGCGCTGATGAAGACGAAGCACTCGGTCGCCGGCACCGACGCCCGTGGCACCCTGAACAACTGCGGCACCGGCACCACCCCCTGGGGCACCTTCCTGACCGGCGAGGAGAACTTCGCCGGCTACTTCACCCGCAGCGCCACCGACAACGCCGACCGCGCCGCCGCCGGCGACGCCCGCAGCGTGGTGTCGCTCAACCGCTATGGCCGCAGCCAGGGCGCCGCCAGCCGCCATGCCTGGGAAACCGGCGGGCCGGCCGACGCCTACGCGCGCTGGAACATCAGCGCGCTGGCCGGCCAGCCGGCCGACGGCAGCGGCGACTACCGCAACGAGCTCAACACCTTCGGCTGGGTGGTCGAGATGGACCCCTACGACAAGGCCCAGGCCATCCGCAAGCGCACCGCGCTTGGCCGCTTTGCCCACGAGAGCGCCACCTTCGGCCTGCGCACCGCCGGCAAGCCGCTGGCGGTGTACATGGGCGACGATTCGCGCGGCGAGTACATCTACAAGTTCGTGTCGGCCGCCGCCTGGAGCGAGGCCGATGCCAACCCGGCCAACCGCATCACCACCGGCGACAAGTACCTGGACAGCGGCAGGCTGTACGTGGCGAAGTTCAACGCCGACGGCAGCGGCGACTGGATCGAGCTGGACATCGCCAACGCCGCCATCGCCGGCTACGCCACCTACGCCTTCGCCGACCAGGCCGACGTGCTGGTCAACGCCCGGCTCGCGGCCGACGCCGTCGGCGCCACCAAGATGGACCGCCCCGAGTGGTGCGCCGTCCACCCGGTCACCGGCGAGATCTACTACACGCTGACCAACAACAGCAACCGCAAGGTCGAGCCCACCGGCTCGCAGATGGCGGTGGACGCCGCCAACCCGCGCGCCTACAGCGACAGCTACGGCGGCGGCGCCCCGGGCGCGCCCGGCAACATCCACGGCCACATCATCCGCATGAAGGAAGCCGGCGGCGAAGGCGCGGCGACCCGGTTCAGCTGGGACGTCTACCTGTTCGGCGCCGAGGCCGGCGCCGACGCGGCCCGCGTCAACCTGTCGGCGCTGACCGCCGAGCAGGACTTCTCGTCGCCCGACGGCCTGTGGTTCAGCCCCAAGACCGGCCTGTGCTTCATCCAGACCGACGACGGCGCCTACACCGACGTGAGCAACTGCATGATGCTGGCCGGCATTCCGGGCCAGGTGGGCGACGGCGCGGTGGTGCCGCTGGAGTACACCAAGGCCGACGCCAGCAAGCTGGTGGTGAACGCCCGGGTCGGCGCCAAGCCCACTGCCGCCACCCTGCGCCGCTTCCTGGTCGGCCCGGTCGACTGCGAGATCACCGGCATCACCGAGACGCCCGATGGCAAGGCGCTGTTCGTCAACATCCAGCACCCCGGCGAGTCGATCCTGCAGGCCGACATCGCTGACCCGAGCCGCTACACCAGCCACTGGCCGGGCAACGCCGGCTACGGCGCCGGCGGCGCCAACGCCCGTCCGCGCTCGGCCACCATCGTGATCACGCGCGACGACGGCGGCGTGATCGGGGTCAGCGGCGACCGGTTCCTGAACAACAATTGA
- a CDS encoding adenylate/guanylate cyclase domain-containing protein has translation MPSNPDFAHWLAHKSWKQGVRFCKVAALLVPVVALAVDGPMLFDPLRRGDPSWLAMALWHIAAEVLCLAAVWIDRTPLAQRRTSACLTALAAGLLLLTTVIAIINWTIVGDLSMFALGAVFVATVLNTPRPVRRPLYFVGVALIFGFIVFRVPDAQALINAMVNPVSIAIVAVQLDKYTFERNLELFAERQRAEHERARADKVLYNVLPASIADELKANERVDAVRFDSMGVLFADLVGFTSYSSSLPPQSVVKVLDDIFSRFDHLVDRHALEKIKTIGDAYMAVSQRRTADLAALALDMLRAIDEYNAAHGTAFRLRIGLHVGPAVAGVIGVKRFLYDVWGDTVNVASRMESAGEPGRVHVTDAVRHELQDLFQFEERGGIEVKGKGRMTTWFLTGPVAPARGAAAVAQAVG, from the coding sequence ATGCCGTCGAACCCGGATTTCGCGCACTGGCTGGCGCACAAGTCCTGGAAGCAGGGCGTGCGCTTCTGCAAGGTCGCCGCGCTGCTGGTGCCGGTCGTCGCGCTGGCGGTGGACGGCCCGATGCTGTTCGATCCGCTGCGCCGCGGCGATCCGTCCTGGCTGGCCATGGCGCTGTGGCACATCGCGGCCGAGGTCCTGTGCCTGGCCGCCGTCTGGATCGACCGCACCCCGCTCGCGCAACGCCGGACATCGGCCTGCCTGACGGCGCTGGCGGCCGGCCTGCTGCTGCTGACCACCGTGATCGCCATCATCAACTGGACGATCGTGGGCGACCTGTCGATGTTCGCGCTGGGGGCGGTGTTCGTGGCGACGGTGCTGAACACGCCGCGCCCGGTGCGGCGGCCGCTCTACTTCGTCGGCGTGGCCCTGATCTTCGGCTTCATCGTGTTCCGCGTGCCGGACGCGCAGGCGCTGATCAACGCCATGGTGAACCCGGTCTCGATCGCGATCGTGGCGGTCCAGCTGGATAAGTACACCTTCGAGCGCAACCTGGAGCTGTTCGCCGAACGGCAGCGGGCCGAGCACGAGCGCGCCCGCGCCGACAAGGTGCTCTACAACGTGCTGCCCGCGTCGATCGCCGACGAACTGAAGGCCAACGAACGGGTCGATGCGGTCCGCTTCGACAGCATGGGGGTGCTGTTCGCCGACCTGGTGGGGTTCACCAGCTATTCGAGTTCGCTGCCGCCGCAGTCGGTGGTGAAGGTGCTGGACGACATCTTCTCCCGCTTCGACCACCTGGTGGACCGGCACGCGCTGGAGAAGATCAAGACCATCGGCGACGCCTACATGGCCGTCTCCCAGCGGCGCACTGCCGATCTGGCGGCGCTGGCGCTCGACATGCTGCGGGCCATCGATGAGTACAACGCCGCGCACGGCACCGCGTTCCGCCTGCGCATCGGGCTGCACGTCGGCCCGGCGGTGGCGGGCGTGATCGGCGTCAAGCGCTTCCTCTACGACGTCTGGGGCGACACGGTCAACGTCGCCAGCCGGATGGAGTCGGCCGGCGAGCCGGGCCGCGTGCACGTCACCGATGCCGTGCGCCACGAACTGCAGGACCTGTTCCAGTTCGAGGAGCGCGGCGGCATCGAGGTCAAGGGCAAGGGCCGGATGACGACCTGGTTCCTGACCGGGCCCGTCGCCCCCGCGCGCGGCGCGGCGGCCGTGGCCCAGGCGGTGGGCTGA